A stretch of Lepisosteus oculatus isolate fLepOcu1 chromosome 11, fLepOcu1.hap2, whole genome shotgun sequence DNA encodes these proteins:
- the adra2db gene encoding alpha-2Db adrenergic receptor produces MDINQQAQGGSNASQDANATSTPRVPPHSLPAAAFIILVVTVIILVTIVGNVLVVVAVFTSRALRAPQNLFLVSLASADILVATLVIPFSLANEVMGYWYFGSTWCAFYLALDVLFCTSSIVHLCAISLDRYWSVTKAVSYNLKRTPKRIKSMIAVVWVISAVISFPPLIMKKQDDQVCLLNDETWYILSSCVVSFFAPCVIMILVYCKIYRVAKQRSSTVFVAKNGMDRQPSQSETCFVHKEKLEMESPSSQSSGSNQRQEELEDIDLEESFASDNKPRNSRFSKKRNTEGSDCCPKQNNRLSWASNRASQLFSEQKMRQQSISKTKVAQLREKRFTFVLAVVMGVFVLCWFPFFFTYSLKAICGESCNVPDALFNLFFWIGYCNSSVNPIIYTIFNRDFRKAFKKIIWRTAKRT; encoded by the coding sequence ATGGATATAAACCAACAGGCTCAAGGCGGATCTAATGCCTCGCAGGATGCCAATGCAACCTCCACTCCGAGGGTACCTCCTCATTCATTGCCAGCAGCTGCTTTTATCATCTTAGTGGTGACAGTGATCATCCTGGTAACAATTGTGGGAAATGTTCTCGTTGTGGTGGCAGTGTTCACCAGTCGTGCACTCCGGGCACCTCAGAATCTCTTTTTGGTTTCTCTCGCGTCTGCGGACATTCTGGTGGCCACCTTGGTAATCCCTTTCTCACTTGCCAACGAGGTGATGGGATACTGGTACTTTGGCAGTACCTGGTGCGCCTTTTACCTGGCTTTGGATGTTCTGTTCTGTACATCCTCCATTGTGCATCTCTGTGCCATCAGTTTGGACAGGTACTGGTCAGTGACTAAAGCTGTCAGCTACAATCTGAAAAGAACCCCCAAAAGGATCAAATCTATGATAGCTGTAGTCTGGGTCATTTCGGCTGTCATCTCTTTCCCACCTTTGATTATGAAAAAGCAAGACGATCAAGTGTGCCTGCTGAACGACGAGACCTGGTACATCCTTTCGTCGTGTGTAGTCTCCTTCTTCGCTCCTTGCGTAATAATGATTTTGGTATACTGTAAAATTTATAGGGTGGCCAAACAGCGGTCTTCGACCGTTTTTGTTGCCAAAAATGGAATGGACAGGCAGCCCTCGCAGTCTGAGACATGTTTTGTACACAAGGAGAAACTGGAGATGGAGAGCCCGAGCAGTCAGAGCTCCGGTAGTAACCAGAGGCAGGAGGAACTTGAAGATATCGATTTAGAGGAGAGCTTTGCTTCGGATAACAAACCAAGGAATTCTCGTTTCTCCAAAAAGAGGAACACTGAGGGTTCAGATTGTTGTCCCAAACAGAACAATCGTCTTTCCTGGGCTTCGAACAGAGCTTCTCAGCTCTTCAGTGAGCAAAAAATGAGACAGCAATCGATTTCTAAGACTAAGGTGGCACAGCTACGAGAGAAAAGATTCACTTTTGTGCTGGCTGTAGTTATGGGAGTCTTCGTACTGTGCTGGTTTCCCTTTTTCTTTACCTACAGTTTAAAAGCAATATGTGGAGAAAGTTGCAATGTTCCAGATGCactatttaatctttttttctggattGGGTATTGTAACAGTTCCGTTAACCCTATTATTTATACAATTTTTAACAGGGACTTTCGAAAAGcgtttaagaaaataatatggAGAACTGCAAAACGCACTTAA